Proteins encoded together in one Rossellomorea sp. y25 window:
- the mtnN gene encoding 5'-methylthioadenosine/S-adenosylhomocysteine nucleosidase has translation MKIAIIGAMEEEVALLRENISNPVVETIAGCEYTSGMMKDKEVILLRSGIGKVNAAMSTAVLLQHFKPDCIINTGSAGGFDPSLNVGDVVISTEVRHHDVDVTAFGYEYGQVPQLPAAFTADEKLMKTAIASVKELGDAQVVSGLIATGDSFMNDPVRVEAIRDKFTDLQAVEMEAAAIAQVAHQFHVPFVIIRSLSDIAGKESDVSFEQYLEKAALHSAKMVMSIVESV, from the coding sequence ATGAAAATCGCCATCATTGGAGCAATGGAAGAAGAAGTAGCCTTACTTAGAGAAAATATTTCAAACCCTGTAGTGGAAACAATCGCAGGGTGTGAATATACAAGTGGAATGATGAAAGACAAAGAAGTGATCTTACTTCGCTCAGGAATCGGCAAAGTGAATGCAGCGATGTCAACAGCTGTTCTTCTACAGCATTTTAAACCGGATTGCATCATCAATACAGGGTCAGCAGGAGGGTTCGATCCTTCTCTAAATGTTGGTGATGTCGTCATCTCAACAGAAGTAAGACATCATGATGTGGATGTAACGGCTTTTGGATATGAATACGGTCAGGTACCGCAGCTTCCTGCAGCATTTACAGCAGACGAGAAATTAATGAAAACGGCTATTGCCAGCGTGAAGGAACTGGGAGATGCTCAAGTGGTGTCAGGATTAATCGCCACGGGAGATTCATTTATGAATGATCCGGTGCGAGTGGAAGCGATCCGTGACAAGTTTACTGATTTACAGGCAGTAGAAATGGAAGCGGCTGCCATTGCGCAAGTGGCTCATCAATTCCACGTACCATTTGTCATCATTCGATCTCTTTCTGATATTGCTGGCAAGGAATCAGATGTTTCCTTCGAGCAATACTTAGAAAAGGCAGCACTTCACTCTGCTAAAATGGTAATGAGTATTGTAGAGTCTGTATAA
- a CDS encoding U32 family peptidase, with amino-acid sequence MTTVVKNPISKMVDGKRVIVKKPELLAPAGNLEKLKIAVHYGADAVYIGGQEYGLRSNAGNFTLEEMKEGVEFARVYGAKIYVTTNIYAHNENMDGLEEYLRGLQEAGVAGIIVADPLIIETCRRVAPNVEVHLSTQQSLSNWKAVQFWKEEGLDRVVLAREASGDEIREMKEKVDIEIETFIHGAMCIAYSGRCTLSNHMTARDSNRGGCCQSCRWDYDLYEVDGENENPLYDNGDAPFAMSPKDLKLVESIPRMIELGIDSLKIEGRMKSIHYVATVVSVYRKVIDEYCKDPDNFTIKQEWLKELDKCANRDTAPAFFEGVPGFKEQMFGVHNKKNTNYEFVGLVLDYDEETQIVTLQQRNHFKTGQEIEFFGPEISNFTQVVEKMWDEKGNELDVARHPLQIVKFKVHQRVYPDNMMRKENT; translated from the coding sequence ATGACCACGGTTGTGAAAAACCCTATATCCAAGATGGTAGATGGAAAGCGTGTCATTGTGAAGAAACCTGAGCTACTGGCTCCTGCTGGTAATCTGGAAAAATTGAAAATAGCTGTTCATTACGGTGCAGATGCAGTCTATATTGGCGGACAGGAATACGGCCTGCGTTCAAATGCCGGGAACTTCACCCTTGAAGAGATGAAAGAGGGCGTTGAGTTTGCAAGGGTTTATGGTGCCAAAATATATGTGACAACCAATATCTATGCCCATAATGAAAATATGGATGGCCTGGAAGAATACTTACGTGGACTTCAAGAAGCGGGAGTCGCGGGTATTATTGTAGCAGATCCCCTCATCATTGAGACATGCAGGAGAGTCGCTCCGAATGTGGAGGTACATTTAAGTACCCAGCAGTCACTTTCAAACTGGAAGGCAGTCCAGTTCTGGAAAGAAGAAGGACTTGATCGTGTTGTATTGGCCCGTGAAGCAAGCGGCGACGAAATCCGAGAGATGAAGGAAAAGGTGGATATTGAAATTGAGACCTTTATTCATGGAGCTATGTGCATTGCCTACTCCGGCCGCTGTACATTAAGTAACCATATGACTGCCCGTGATTCAAATCGTGGCGGGTGCTGTCAATCATGCCGTTGGGATTATGATTTATATGAAGTCGACGGAGAGAATGAAAATCCTCTTTACGACAACGGTGATGCTCCTTTTGCCATGAGTCCGAAAGATTTAAAGCTGGTTGAATCAATTCCGAGAATGATTGAATTAGGCATTGACAGCCTGAAAATCGAAGGACGTATGAAGTCCATTCACTATGTAGCCACTGTCGTAAGTGTATACCGTAAAGTGATTGACGAATACTGTAAAGATCCCGATAACTTTACGATTAAACAAGAGTGGCTGAAAGAACTGGATAAATGTGCGAATCGTGACACAGCTCCAGCGTTCTTTGAGGGAGTTCCTGGCTTTAAGGAGCAAATGTTTGGTGTTCATAATAAGAAAAATACAAACTATGAATTTGTCGGACTTGTGTTAGATTACGACGAAGAAACGCAAATCGTCACCCTGCAACAAAGAAACCATTTTAAAACAGGACAGGAAATAGAGTTTTTCGGACCTGAAATCTCAAATTTCACGCAAGTCGTGGAGAAAATGTGGGATGAAAAAGGAAATGAGCTTGATGTTGCACGTCACCCATTACAAATTGTGAAATTCAAAGTTCATCAGAGAGTATATCCTGATAACATGATGCGAAAGGAGAACACCTAA
- a CDS encoding YrzI family small protein → MTLNLLFITVTFKKKQETFEEVTHNETVSKFYEETKTKNQYMSQLF, encoded by the coding sequence ATGACACTGAATCTTTTATTTATTACGGTAACGTTCAAAAAGAAACAAGAAACATTTGAAGAAGTGACTCACAATGAAACGGTTTCAAAGTTCTATGAAGAAACGAAAACCAAGAACCAGTACATGTCCCAGTTGTTCTAA
- a CDS encoding cysteine synthase family protein yields the protein MDVYKSVHDLIGNTPIVEITNFPLKKGVRLFAKLEFFNPGGSVKDRLGRELLEDAIRKGKIKPGGTFIEPTAGNTGIGLALAAVNSGYNVMFCVPEKFSMEKQELMKALGAKIVHTPTEEGMKGAIAKATELVKEIPNSYSPQQFGNDANPNTYYKTLGPELWSQMNGEIHTFVAGAGTGGTFMGTAQFLKEMNGNIKTVIVEPEGSILNGGSTGPHKTEGIGMEFLPHYMDSSYFNSIHTVTDDNAFKRVKELALLEGLLVGSSSGAALHAALQEAEEAQSGSHIVTIFPDSSERYLSKKIYEGGI from the coding sequence ATGGACGTGTATAAAAGCGTACATGACCTGATTGGGAATACACCGATTGTCGAGATTACAAACTTCCCATTGAAGAAAGGCGTTCGCCTCTTTGCCAAGCTGGAGTTTTTCAATCCCGGGGGTAGTGTGAAGGATCGTTTAGGCCGGGAATTATTAGAAGATGCCATTCGCAAAGGTAAAATAAAACCGGGAGGCACCTTCATCGAACCGACTGCAGGGAACACGGGAATCGGCCTGGCTCTCGCAGCTGTGAATTCTGGATACAACGTTATGTTCTGCGTACCTGAAAAATTCAGTATGGAGAAACAGGAGCTTATGAAAGCATTAGGAGCAAAAATAGTCCATACTCCTACCGAAGAAGGAATGAAGGGTGCCATCGCAAAAGCAACTGAACTGGTGAAGGAAATCCCTAACTCTTATTCTCCTCAGCAATTTGGAAATGATGCTAACCCCAATACGTATTACAAAACATTGGGACCGGAACTCTGGAGCCAGATGAACGGCGAAATTCATACGTTTGTTGCAGGTGCGGGGACAGGTGGTACCTTTATGGGGACAGCTCAATTCCTCAAAGAAATGAATGGAAATATTAAAACAGTGATTGTCGAACCTGAAGGATCCATTTTGAATGGCGGGTCAACGGGACCTCATAAAACTGAGGGGATCGGTATGGAATTTTTACCTCACTATATGGATTCAAGCTATTTCAATAGTATCCATACCGTAACAGATGACAATGCTTTTAAAAGAGTAAAAGAGCTTGCCTTGCTGGAAGGTTTACTGGTTGGCAGTTCTTCTGGCGCTGCACTTCATGCCGCATTACAGGAGGCAGAAGAAGCTCAATCCGGAAGTCACATCGTAACGATTTTCCCGGATTCAAGTGAGCGCTATTTAAGTAAGAAAATATATGAAGGAGGAATCTAA
- a CDS encoding class I SAM-dependent methyltransferase has product MGREFLDLFQDWADSYDDTVTGKDVEYQAVFEEYESILDEVVSRSKGRVVEFGPGTGNLTKRLLDAGLEVVPFEPSPEMRAIGMQKLGEDVTFRDGDFLDFSLEGRADSIVSSYAFHHLTDEEKGKAFSIYGKLLAQGGKIVFADTIFETDQHYQAAISLAIKKEYYNLAEDLKREYYTTLEVLRELLNQNGFSVRFKQVNTFVWIMEATKQ; this is encoded by the coding sequence ATGGGTAGAGAATTTTTGGATTTGTTTCAGGATTGGGCAGATTCTTATGACGATACAGTTACTGGAAAAGACGTTGAATACCAAGCGGTCTTCGAGGAGTATGAATCCATTCTTGACGAGGTTGTGTCCCGTTCTAAGGGAAGGGTCGTTGAATTTGGTCCCGGTACTGGAAACTTGACCAAGAGATTACTGGATGCAGGGCTTGAAGTGGTTCCTTTTGAACCTTCTCCTGAAATGAGAGCGATCGGAATGCAGAAGCTTGGAGAAGACGTGACGTTTAGGGATGGTGATTTCCTGGACTTTTCTTTAGAAGGAAGGGCAGATTCCATCGTCAGCTCCTATGCATTTCATCATTTAACAGATGAAGAAAAGGGAAAAGCTTTTAGCATATATGGAAAGCTCCTAGCACAAGGTGGTAAAATAGTATTTGCCGATACGATATTTGAAACGGATCAGCACTATCAAGCCGCCATATCCCTAGCAATAAAAAAAGAGTATTACAATCTGGCTGAAGATTTAAAACGGGAATATTACACAACCTTGGAGGTTCTAAGGGAGTTATTGAACCAGAATGGATTTTCAGTTCGATTTAAGCAAGTGAATACCTTTGTTTGGATTATGGAGGCGACTAAACAGTAG
- a CDS encoding penicillin-binding transpeptidase domain-containing protein, translating to MKRKRIRLLSIFLLLSLFALSGRLMQLQLFQTESYSKHKINLLEESVSQRTQQLVIDEGRGEFLDRNGEPLTFTEKNILVLFPFLKQIEWPVEKVAGILHVPPKTIQSKVEEAKGPIVFGGKEPLQLTENQMKEINDLEIQGVFALTKKFKSSEVPASQLIGVTGENADVFHKRYPDKVKGANQKIGVSGLQESFDEWLVAEEEAKLIYHVDAIGGPLFGVDVKYLAPANPFYPLNVKTTIDGKMQQALEEVADTYNIQKGGLLLLDIEKSEIVASVSRPAMSSRDPFSGGATNYMLKALIPGSVFKTVVAAAAMDEGIVDESRLFACDEDIRGGRAEKPHGTINIKTSLAVSCNRTFADLANELTEKDTHLLDEYAEKIGLLGDIVWKGDVFHYESFPQLQVSEGRIFASEEHRDEPKLVSQTGIGQQEVRVTPLGIANMMATIARGGEKYQVSAVSAVEYQNGTKMFSFPKQKQEGETITPYTAMKLQQYLRGVVNSPEGTAPYLQTAAYTIAGKTGTAQTGNYRGEEAKENELYNKWFAGYFPFENPKYSLVAVNMDVKIDEGGIYPIFKDSVDAIYNLEND from the coding sequence ATGAAACGTAAACGAATCAGGCTGCTCAGTATCTTCTTATTACTCTCTCTCTTTGCCTTGTCAGGGAGACTGATGCAATTGCAATTATTTCAAACAGAATCCTATTCGAAACATAAAATCAATCTTCTTGAAGAAAGTGTATCTCAACGAACACAACAATTGGTGATCGATGAAGGGCGTGGAGAATTTCTTGATCGAAACGGTGAGCCTCTTACGTTTACGGAAAAGAATATTCTCGTTCTTTTTCCATTTCTAAAACAAATCGAATGGCCAGTAGAAAAAGTGGCGGGAATCCTTCATGTCCCTCCCAAAACCATTCAATCTAAGGTTGAAGAAGCGAAAGGACCTATCGTATTTGGCGGAAAAGAACCTTTACAGCTCACCGAAAATCAAATGAAAGAAATCAATGACCTTGAAATTCAAGGAGTGTTTGCACTCACGAAAAAGTTCAAAAGTAGTGAAGTGCCTGCTTCACAGCTGATTGGTGTGACGGGAGAAAATGCCGACGTGTTCCATAAGCGTTACCCGGATAAAGTAAAGGGGGCCAATCAGAAAATTGGCGTGTCCGGGCTTCAAGAGAGCTTTGATGAATGGCTGGTAGCAGAAGAGGAAGCGAAATTGATCTATCATGTTGATGCAATCGGTGGCCCATTATTCGGTGTGGATGTAAAATATTTGGCGCCAGCCAATCCATTCTATCCCCTTAATGTGAAAACGACGATTGATGGGAAGATGCAGCAAGCATTGGAAGAGGTTGCAGATACGTATAACATTCAAAAGGGAGGATTACTGCTCCTTGATATTGAAAAAAGCGAAATTGTCGCAAGTGTCTCAAGACCTGCGATGAGCAGCCGTGACCCGTTCAGTGGCGGGGCAACGAACTACATGCTGAAAGCGTTGATCCCCGGCTCTGTGTTTAAGACCGTTGTCGCCGCTGCAGCCATGGACGAAGGGATTGTGGATGAAAGCAGGCTATTTGCATGTGATGAAGATATTCGAGGCGGTCGTGCAGAAAAGCCACACGGAACTATCAATATAAAAACGAGTCTTGCCGTCAGCTGTAACCGGACGTTTGCGGATTTGGCCAATGAATTAACGGAGAAAGATACCCATCTTCTTGATGAATATGCTGAAAAGATCGGCTTGCTTGGTGATATTGTCTGGAAAGGGGATGTCTTTCATTACGAAAGCTTTCCTCAGCTTCAAGTAAGCGAAGGAAGGATCTTTGCGTCGGAAGAACATAGAGATGAACCCAAACTTGTTTCTCAAACTGGGATTGGACAACAAGAAGTTCGAGTCACTCCTCTGGGCATCGCCAATATGATGGCCACCATCGCAAGGGGAGGAGAGAAATATCAAGTGAGTGCCGTATCCGCCGTCGAGTACCAAAATGGAACGAAGATGTTTTCCTTCCCCAAACAAAAGCAGGAGGGTGAGACGATTACTCCATATACGGCAATGAAGCTTCAGCAGTATTTAAGAGGAGTTGTAAACTCACCTGAAGGAACTGCTCCATACCTGCAAACAGCTGCCTACACCATTGCCGGTAAAACGGGAACGGCGCAAACAGGTAATTATCGGGGTGAAGAAGCGAAAGAAAATGAATTGTATAATAAATGGTTCGCAGGATATTTTCCCTTTGAAAACCCTAAATACTCCCTGGTTGCCGTCAACATGGATGTGAAGATCGATGAGGGTGGGATCTACCCGATTTTCAAAGATAGCGTAGATGCCATATATAATCTTGAAAACGATTAA
- the udk gene encoding uridine kinase, which produces MKHKPVVIGVAGGSGSGKTSVTKAIYEQFQGHSILMLQQDYYYKDQSNLPFEERLKTNYDHPLAFDNDLLIQHLHVLLDHQPVNKPVYDYKMHTRSDDTILVEPKDVIILEGILVLEDERLRNLMDIKLYVDTDADLRIIRRMLRDIKERGRSIDSVIDQYITVVRPMHNQFIEPTKRYADVIIPEGGHNHVAIDLMVTKIQTILEQKSFL; this is translated from the coding sequence ATGAAGCATAAACCCGTTGTGATTGGTGTAGCAGGAGGATCCGGCTCAGGTAAAACAAGTGTCACCAAAGCCATTTATGAGCAATTTCAAGGTCATTCGATTTTAATGCTGCAGCAGGACTATTATTATAAAGATCAATCGAATCTTCCTTTTGAGGAACGTTTAAAAACCAATTATGATCATCCATTAGCATTTGACAATGATCTATTAATTCAACATCTGCACGTTCTTTTAGATCATCAACCCGTAAATAAGCCGGTTTATGATTATAAAATGCACACCCGTTCAGACGACACGATTCTCGTTGAACCGAAAGATGTTATTATTTTAGAAGGAATTTTAGTATTAGAAGATGAAAGATTGCGTAACTTAATGGATATTAAGCTATATGTAGATACAGATGCCGATCTTCGCATCATTAGAAGGATGCTTCGTGATATCAAGGAGCGTGGCCGTTCCATTGATTCCGTCATTGATCAATACATTACAGTTGTTCGTCCTATGCATAATCAATTTATCGAACCGACGAAGCGATATGCTGATGTGATCATTCCTGAAGGTGGTCATAATCACGTAGCCATCGATTTAATGGTAACAAAAATTCAAACAATTCTTGAACAAAAGTCATTTTTGTAA
- the sigK gene encoding RNA polymerase sporulation sigma factor SigK: MSGVLTALGYFFKELIFLVSYVKNNAFPQPLSAADEKKYLRLMAEGNEHARNMLIEHNLRLVAHIVKKFENTGEDPEDLISIGTIGLIKAIESYSEGKGTKLATYAARCIENEILMHLRALKKTKKDVSLHDPIGQDKEGNEISLIDILKSESDDVIDTIQLSMELEKVRKYICVLDEREKEVIVGRFGLDLKEEKTQREIAKELGISRSYVSRIEKRALMKMFHEFYREEKEKRNKS; this comes from the coding sequence ATGTCTGGAGTTCTAACAGCACTGGGGTATTTCTTTAAAGAGTTAATTTTCCTCGTTTCTTACGTTAAGAATAATGCATTCCCTCAACCACTATCTGCAGCAGATGAAAAGAAATATTTAAGGCTGATGGCAGAAGGAAATGAGCATGCCCGTAATATGCTCATTGAACATAATCTGCGATTGGTTGCTCACATCGTCAAGAAATTCGAAAACACAGGCGAAGATCCAGAAGATCTAATTTCCATCGGGACCATCGGATTGATCAAGGCAATTGAAAGTTATTCAGAAGGCAAAGGCACCAAGCTTGCAACTTATGCGGCACGATGTATCGAGAATGAGATTCTTATGCATCTTCGTGCTCTCAAGAAAACGAAAAAAGATGTCTCTCTTCATGATCCTATCGGCCAAGATAAAGAAGGAAACGAAATCAGCTTAATTGATATCTTAAAGTCTGAGAGTGATGATGTCATCGATACGATTCAACTAAGCATGGAACTGGAGAAAGTAAGAAAATATATTTGTGTTCTCGACGAAAGAGAAAAAGAAGTCATTGTGGGGCGATTCGGATTAGACTTAAAAGAGGAAAAGACTCAGCGGGAAATTGCCAAGGAACTGGGAATCTCAAGAAGTTATGTATCACGAATCGAGAAAAGGGCACTGATGAAGATGTTTCATGAATTTTATCGTGAAGAAAAAGAAAAACGCAATAAATCATGA
- the pssA gene encoding CDP-diacylglycerol--serine O-phosphatidyltransferase yields MFLSEVVDQTFKKLKAQTANLITLSNLSLGGFAIISILHNQLNLCLLLIFVAALTDRFDGMVARRLNIESELGKQLDSMSDIISFGVAPALLLYTAVLNQYDFPGMFFVIFYIGCGAFRLARFNISENDGYFTGLPITVAGCLLTLCYFAIPFVSGVLILCMTIILSILMISPFTLKKM; encoded by the coding sequence TTGTTTCTCTCCGAAGTCGTCGATCAAACATTTAAAAAGCTTAAGGCCCAAACGGCCAACCTCATTACCTTGTCCAACTTATCTTTAGGTGGATTTGCTATCATTTCTATTCTTCATAACCAATTAAACCTATGTTTGTTACTCATTTTCGTCGCAGCCTTAACAGACCGCTTTGATGGGATGGTTGCGAGGAGATTGAACATTGAGTCAGAATTAGGGAAGCAGTTGGATTCCATGAGTGATATTATATCATTCGGCGTAGCACCGGCATTACTCCTGTATACAGCTGTTCTGAATCAGTATGACTTTCCCGGGATGTTTTTCGTCATATTTTATATAGGGTGCGGAGCTTTTCGATTGGCTCGCTTCAATATTTCAGAGAACGATGGCTACTTTACGGGCTTGCCAATAACCGTAGCCGGATGTTTACTGACCCTGTGCTATTTCGCCATCCCATTTGTTTCAGGTGTTCTCATTTTATGTATGACCATCATTCTGTCCATTTTAATGATTAGCCCGTTTACTTTAAAGAAGATGTAA
- a CDS encoding DUF1510 family protein — translation MAKYQSRLDKRSKKNTNKILNIMIAVVLLLIVVVGATIVMGDGDEKASSGVANTETKESNKSNNNAEKDDKSVSLDEDKKSEEKENENKKDEEKKSDEEKQKDEASDEKQDTVKLEGEDQSELKVEDSDDPNVKQTMVHPNWKPIGTEQTGEHVSSYDLGSADWQEKVKATSYATGIPEDNMTVWYIEGNGGPQKSMATVTAKDTKTPYRVYLQWVDGKGWQPTKVQELVENDKD, via the coding sequence ATGGCGAAATACCAATCTCGATTAGATAAACGATCCAAGAAGAATACAAATAAAATTTTGAACATAATGATTGCAGTCGTACTTTTATTGATTGTCGTTGTCGGAGCAACAATAGTGATGGGAGACGGCGATGAAAAGGCATCATCCGGTGTTGCGAATACAGAAACAAAAGAATCAAACAAGAGCAATAATAATGCTGAAAAAGACGATAAATCTGTTTCTTTAGATGAGGATAAAAAATCTGAGGAAAAAGAGAATGAAAATAAAAAAGACGAAGAAAAGAAAAGCGATGAAGAAAAACAAAAAGATGAAGCTTCTGATGAAAAGCAGGACACTGTTAAATTAGAAGGTGAAGACCAAAGTGAATTAAAAGTAGAAGATAGTGACGATCCAAATGTGAAGCAAACAATGGTGCATCCTAACTGGAAGCCAATCGGAACAGAGCAAACAGGTGAACACGTATCTTCATATGATTTAGGATCAGCCGACTGGCAGGAAAAAGTAAAAGCTACGTCGTATGCAACGGGAATTCCTGAAGATAATATGACCGTTTGGTATATTGAAGGGAACGGCGGCCCTCAGAAATCCATGGCTACCGTGACAGCTAAAGATACAAAAACGCCATACAGAGTGTACCTGCAGTGGGTGGACGGCAAAGGATGGCAGCCTACGAAAGTACAGGAATTAGTGGAAAATGATAAAGACTAA
- a CDS encoding DUF2536 family protein: MNISFDLIEDKVEFFEADNLRTLEKKVDEQIQHNKAIMLSVHHVDHAVSIDENGRRLYSAAVHFKVKK, encoded by the coding sequence ATGAATATTTCATTTGACTTAATAGAAGATAAAGTGGAATTTTTTGAAGCAGATAATTTAAGAACATTAGAAAAGAAGGTAGATGAACAAATTCAGCATAATAAAGCGATCATGCTTAGTGTACACCATGTGGATCATGCCGTTTCAATTGATGAAAATGGCAGGAGGTTGTATAGTGCTGCGGTTCATTTTAAAGTAAAGAAGTAA
- the greA gene encoding transcription elongation factor GreA has protein sequence MSTEKVFPMTAEGKAKLEKELENLKTVKRKEVVERIKIARSFGDLSENSEYDAAKDEQAFVEGRISTLENMIRNAKIIQEDDMNSDTVQLGKKVTFVELPDGDKETYTIVGSAEADPFEGKISNDSPIAKSLLGHKVGAEVSVQTPGGEMNVKIVEVS, from the coding sequence ATGAGTACAGAAAAAGTATTTCCTATGACAGCAGAAGGTAAAGCTAAATTGGAAAAAGAGCTTGAGAATTTGAAAACGGTTAAACGTAAAGAAGTAGTAGAGCGTATTAAAATCGCCCGAAGCTTTGGAGATTTATCCGAGAACTCAGAATACGACGCAGCGAAAGATGAACAAGCATTTGTTGAAGGCCGTATTTCTACTTTAGAAAACATGATTCGCAATGCGAAAATCATTCAAGAAGATGATATGAATTCAGATACAGTACAATTAGGTAAAAAGGTAACGTTCGTTGAACTGCCGGACGGAGACAAAGAAACATACACAATCGTCGGTAGTGCAGAAGCAGATCCATTTGAAGGAAAGATTTCAAATGATTCACCAATCGCGAAAAGCCTTCTTGGCCATAAAGTAGGCGCGGAAGTAAGCGTTCAAACTCCAGGTGGAGAAATGAATGTGAAGATTGTGGAAGTAAGCTGA
- a CDS encoding bifunctional cystathionine gamma-lyase/homocysteine desulfhydrase codes for MKKKTQLIHGGIPTDPQTGAVSTPIYQVSTYKQDEVGKHKGFEYSRSGNPTRHALEELIKDLEGGEKGFAFGSGMAAITAVMMLFNSGDHIVMTDDVYGGTYRVMTKVLNRVGIESTFVDTSDTNNIESAIKPNTKAIYIETPTNPLLKITDIEAAASLAKKHNLLTIVDNTFSTPYWQNPISLGADIVLHSATKYIGGHSDVVAGLVVVNSEELAEELFFVQNSTGGVLGPQDSWLLIRGIKTLGLRMEEHEENTKKIVEYLTSHPKVSKVYYPGLETHPNHDIAKKQASGFGGMVSFDVGSEENADRLLTNTKYFTLAESLGAVESLISVPARMTHASIPAERRNELGITDGLVRISVGLEDVEDLIEDIENALSK; via the coding sequence ATGAAAAAGAAAACACAATTAATACACGGCGGTATCCCGACAGATCCTCAAACAGGTGCTGTATCCACTCCCATTTATCAGGTGAGTACGTATAAACAAGATGAAGTAGGAAAGCATAAAGGCTTTGAATATTCGCGTTCCGGAAACCCGACCCGGCACGCCCTTGAAGAGCTTATTAAAGATCTGGAAGGCGGGGAAAAAGGTTTTGCCTTCGGATCGGGAATGGCGGCTATCACAGCGGTTATGATGTTGTTCAACAGCGGAGATCATATTGTGATGACAGACGATGTTTATGGAGGAACGTACCGCGTCATGACGAAGGTGTTAAATCGCGTCGGTATCGAGTCCACCTTCGTTGATACAAGTGATACCAACAATATCGAAAGTGCCATTAAGCCGAATACAAAAGCTATATACATTGAAACACCTACAAATCCATTATTGAAAATTACCGATATCGAGGCTGCAGCTTCATTAGCTAAGAAGCACAATCTGTTGACGATTGTAGATAATACGTTCAGCACGCCATATTGGCAAAATCCAATCAGCCTGGGAGCAGACATCGTTCTTCACAGTGCAACGAAATACATCGGCGGACACAGTGACGTTGTGGCAGGACTGGTCGTTGTGAATTCCGAAGAGCTTGCTGAAGAGTTATTTTTTGTGCAGAATTCCACAGGTGGGGTTCTTGGACCACAGGATTCATGGTTACTGATTCGGGGCATTAAAACATTGGGGCTTAGAATGGAAGAACATGAAGAAAACACGAAGAAGATAGTCGAGTACCTTACATCACACCCGAAAGTATCAAAGGTTTACTATCCGGGACTCGAAACCCATCCGAACCACGACATTGCCAAGAAACAGGCATCCGGCTTCGGTGGTATGGTATCCTTTGATGTGGGCAGTGAAGAAAATGCTGATCGTCTCCTCACGAACACCAAATACTTTACATTAGCTGAAAGTCTGGGAGCTGTAGAAAGCTTGATCTCGGTTCCGGCTCGCATGACTCACGCATCCATTCCGGCAGAGCGCCGAAATGAGTTAGGGATCACAGACGGATTAGTACGTATATCTGTAGGTCTTGAAGACGTGGAAGACCTGATTGAAGATATTGAAAATGCCCTTTCAAAGTAA
- a CDS encoding YrhC family protein yields MKNAKKRTIQQKMNDFKRFGFTLLALSVFMYLGVIIPTETVTPSKTITLMTGTVVLLGLSLIFFTKAIKYKKDMQSIDE; encoded by the coding sequence ATGAAGAACGCAAAAAAAAGAACCATTCAACAAAAGATGAACGACTTCAAACGATTTGGTTTTACGTTACTTGCACTTAGTGTCTTTATGTATTTAGGGGTCATTATTCCAACAGAAACCGTCACACCTAGTAAAACGATCACCCTCATGACAGGGACCGTTGTTTTACTCGGATTGTCACTTATATTTTTTACAAAAGCGATCAAATACAAAAAAGATATGCAATCTATAGATGAATAG